From the Corythoichthys intestinalis isolate RoL2023-P3 chromosome 15, ASM3026506v1, whole genome shotgun sequence genome, one window contains:
- the disp2 gene encoding protein dispatched homolog 2 isoform X2 translates to MDARSNTGDSTDAIVMDDSQEERDTQEAYHSGIPVLSLCPPDSVYPEPSNLNAIRAERELCDSCSSLDGPSSSGQLYHQVPTGQTQLHKCPHCSPYNALKSNMCCESNSTSGPDAEPGAVGHSCSLTHETPRQHGLSRCRWLHGSCEGGAQKATQRHVVTVGDGGLDCFVRNFSQMLVDYPLEVLLGCALLLLACSLAGLFIGPLPDFSEPLLGFEPRGTNIGVRQSSLSKLQENTGPGKPLSLLPQQLSKSSGRGLHNNSGLRFKRMLARGLTSESFLCDAPGQRLAQLVFRSESSASLWSLKAIHAMCEMEQSRIRSQALFQDVCQQHVRGEAKSASRSGCCPSWSLGNYLAALTNASSCAGLTSQQVSEALNLLRKCAPYYHDGHLVESCFQRPKYGSCTIVPSRCKQSRIVFQILHFLVDKDFLSPQTAEYQIPTLKYSLLFLPVDKGERMMEIYMRSLKGRDLTYNNTTITGMDLGIKQMLFKYYLARDSVFPVLAIISLLITMALYLHSLFMVALSVLAISGSLLTSYFLYKVAFRLTFFPLVNLSAALILVGTCSNQVFIFADYWNMQLSQKPTASLEKRVHRVLQEMGYLILASGLTSSAAFCSGYLSSITAIRCFAVYLGTASFIGSLLALVWLPCAFILRERYTEASAAPRGWKPCCAKNSSGFWEESSRKRCLFTFGQKLRELKRGLANTSNLVFLKILPCAVVKFRYIWVCWFAVLAAGGTYMSCFDPGMKLPALESGITQLFRSSHPFERYDAEYRHMFMFERELNGEDRPVTLTLVWGVKPTDNGNHFNPKSNGSLVLDPDFTMSQPSAQVWLRDLCGHVQNQSFYSSPPEDKDTTLDICIIRRLLQWISLRRCSESNDELGICCNNVTFPFHPRVFENCLSTMLAERSSEGHSPHGGGVYFQPDGRIAALVLAFKTTYRYSFNFSQTNVFYRETLAWFNKEISGAPPGLRNGWFISQLSLYDLQQSLSSEMLIIAGSSVSLTFVSLLLTTWNIPLSMYGTVAVGGSLFVTVGLLVLLEWQLSGIEALFISSAAGLSVDFVANYCISYCLAPHSDKIGKVAHSTKRMGCPVAIVSGAFFCTGIIMLPSTVLLFRKLGIFLFLVKCVACGFATFFFQSLCCFFGPRKNCGRFPLPCLSDPSDGVLSSCSGGEPGLSSTNGAGAKKSYDKNAGGYLYPNQQKQKGTGGSVRGTEQYELQPLACRLSDSFENSTCTSKLSNRPSVLSDEIEYCGRDTFSDGESGEMCSRQAPHALQTSSPYKENPTRSDMVIGKRLCKTCQDRSNTLQQWTDKTFSTSSSMDEIITNTDEATGQPCLCTEAQTKEERLLRPSSQSVSSCEFLDDSNETCLSDIEPGPSSGQQSDTDTQLQPGHLNGKRDTLRLSLRETVYDVCGKGHSSQTEEMVILPNSKPDLPDVWIKRAGQGDDIL, encoded by the exons TGGGATCCCGGTGCTGTCGCTGTGCCCCCCAGACAGCGTGTACCCGGAACCGAGCAATCTGAATGCCATCCGAGCTGAGCGGGAGTTGTGCGACAGCTGCAGCAGCCTCGACGGACCTTCTTCATCTGGCCAGCTTTATCATCAA gttcccacaggtCAAACTCAGCTCCATAAATGCCCCCACTGCAGCCCCTACAATGCTCTCAAGTCAAACATGTGCTGCGAGTCAAACAGCACCAGCGGCCCTGACGCCGAGCCGGGTGCCGTGGGCCACAGCTGTAGTTTGACTCACGAGACACCTCGCCAGCACGGTCTGTCGAGGTGTCGCTGGCTGCACGGCTCCTGTGAAGGTGGCGCGCAAAAAGCCACGCAGCGGCACGTGGTGACAGTTGG GGACGGAGGCCTCGACTGCTTTGTGAGAAA TTTTTCCCAGATGCTTGTAGACTACCCTTTAGAGGTTCTACTGGGATGTGCTCTGCTGCTCCTTGCATGTTCGCTGGCTGGCCTCTTCATTGGACCGCTGCCGGATTTCTCAGAGCCTCTGCTG GGCTTCGAGCCACGAGGGACAAACATCGGAGTTCGCCAGTCCAGTTTGTCAAAACTGCAAGAAAACACTGGCCCGGGAAAACCATTGTCGCTTTTGCCACAGCAGCTCAGTAAAAG CAGTGGAAGGGGACTACACAACAACTCTGGACTTCGATTTAAGAGGATGCTAGCCAGAGGCTTGACCTCGGAGTCATTCCTCTGTGACGCTCCCG GCCAGCGTTTGGCGCAGCTGGTGTTCCGCTCAGAAAGCTCAGCCAGTCTGTGGAGCCTGAAAGCCATCCACGCCATGTGCGAGATGGAACAATCCAGG ATACGCTCCCAGGCTCTGTTCCAGGACGTGTGCCAGCAGCATGTGAGAGGCGAGGCCAAGTCGGCATCCAGAAGCGGCTGCTGTCCCAGCTGGTCTCTGGGAAATTACTTGGCCGCCCTCACTAATGCCTCCAGTTGCGCCGGCCTAACCTCACAACAG gTCTCGGAGGCACTTAACCTTCTCCGAAAGTGTGCACCTTACTACCATGATGGACATTTAGTGGAGAGCTGTTTCCAGAGACCCAAATACGGCAGCTGCACAATTGTCCCGTCACGATGCAAACAGTCCCGCATCGTGTTCCAAATCTTACACTTCCTGGTTGATAAAGATTTCCTTAGCCCGCAGACGGCCGAGTACCAGATCCCGACTCTCAAGTACAGTCTTCTGTTTCTACCGGTGGATAAGGGAGAACGCATGATGGAGATCTACATGAGGAGTCTGAAGGGAAGAGATCTGACGTATAATAATACGACAATCACTGGAATGGACCTCGGGATCAAGCAGATGCTATTCAAGTATTATCTAGCAAGAGACTCAGTGTTCCCCGTCCTTGCAATCATTTCTCTTCTTATCACAATGGCTCTCTATCTTCATTCTCTTTTCATGGTGGCATTATCTGTGTTAGCAATCAGCGGGTCCCTCCTCACTTCCTATTTCCTTTATAAAGTAGCATTTCGCCTTACTTTCTTCCCGCTGGTTAACCTCTCAGCAGCGCTTATTCTAGTAGGAACTTGCTCCAATCAAGTTTTTATCTTTGCAGACTACTGGAATATGCAGCTGTCCCAGAAGCCCACAGCATCCCTGGAGAAAAGAGTACACAGGGTTTTGCAGGAAATGGGTTATTTGATTTTAGCTTCAGGGTTGACCTCGAGCGCGGCGTTTTGCTCCGGTTATCTGAGCAGCATCACGGCTATCAGATGTTTCGCCGTTTATCTCGGAACTGCCTCGTTTATCGGTTCCCTCTTGGCGCTCGTGTGGCTGCCCTGCGCTTTCATCTTGCGTGAGCGTTACACGGAAGCGTCCGCTGCGCCGCGGGGATGGAAGCCCTGCTGTGCTAAAAACTCCAGCGGCTTCTGGGAGGAGAGCTCACGCAAGAGGTGCCTTTTTACATTCGGTCAGAAGCTGAGAGAACTCAAACGAGGTCTTGCCAACACGTCAAATTTAGTGTTCCTCAAAATCCTGCCTTGTGCGGTGGTGAAGTTCCGGTACATCTGGGTGTGCTGGTTCGCGGTGCTGGCCGCAGGCGGCACGTACATGTCCTGCTTCGATCCCGGGATGAAGCTGCCTGCTCTAGAGAGTGGCATCACTCAGCTTTTCCGCTCCAGTCACCCGTTTGAGAGATACGATGCCGAATATcgtcacatgttcatgtttgagAGAGAGCTGAACGGAGAAGACAGGCCGGTGACGCTGACACTCGTTTGGGGCGTCAAACCGACGGATAACGGAAATCACTTCAACCCAAAAAGCAACGGCTCGTTGGTTCTCGATCCTGACTTTACGATGAGTCAACCCAGTGCTCAAGTCTGGTTGAGGGACTTGTGCGGACATGTGCAAAACCAAAGTTTTTACTCTTCTCCGCCTGAAGACAAAGATACAACATTAGATATCTGTATTATTCGGCGGCTATTACAGTGGATCTCTCTCAGAAGGTGCTCTGAGAGCAATGACGAACTCGGTATTTGTTGCAATAACGTCACTTTTCCCTTCCATCCTCGTGTTTTCGAGAACTGCCTGAGCACGATGTTGGCAGAGAGGTCCTCCGAGGGACATTCGCCACACGGCGGGGGCGTGTACTTCCAACCAGATGGCCGGATCGCTGCTCTCGTGCTGGCGTTCAAAACCACGTATCGCTACAGCTTCAACTTCAGCCAAACAAATGTTTTCTACAGAGAAACCCTGGCGTGGTTCAACAAAGAAATATCAGGAGCTCCGCCAGGTTTGCGAAACGGCTGGTTCATCAGTCAGCTGTCTCTTTACGACTTACAACAATCTTTGAGCTCAGAGATGTTGATAATCGCCGGGTCTTCCGTGTCGCTTACGTTTGTTTCGCTGCTTTTAACCACATGGAATATTCCGTTAAGTATGTACGGAACTGTGGCGGTAGGAGGTAGCCTATTCGTCACTGTCGGACTTCTCGTTCTGCTGGAGTGGCAGCTGAGTGGCATCGAGGCTCTCTTCATCTCATCTGCAGCCGGGTTATCTGTTGATTTTGTAGCCAACTATTGTATTTCTTACTGTTTAGCACCTCACTCTGACAAAATAGGGAAAGTAGCGCATTCCACCAAGAGGATGGGATGCCCTGTAGCAATAGTTTCTGGTGCATTTTTCTGCACCGGGATCATCATGCTGCCTTCGACGGTCTTGCTGTTCAGGAAATTGGGCATTTTCTTATTTTTGGTCAAATGCGTAGCGTGCGGGTTTGCCACCTTCTTTTTCCAGTCACTGTGCTGCTTTTTTGGTCCTCGGAAAAACTGCGGGAGGTTTCCCCTTCCGTGTTTGTCAGACCCGTCGGACGGCGTGCTGTCATCTTGCTCAGGAGGAGAACCGGGCTTGTCCTCTACTAACGGGGCAGGAGCGAAGAAGTCTTATGACAAAAATGCAGGTGGTTACCTTTACCCAAACCAACAAAAACAGAAGGGAACAGGAGGTTCGGTCAGGGGGACGGAGCAGTACGAGCTGCAGCCTTTGGCCTGTCGACTGAGTGACAGTTTTGAAAACAGCACCTGTACTAGTAAGCTGTCCAATAGGCCGTCTGTGCTGTCTGATGAGATCGAGTACTGCGGGAGGGACACGTTCTCGGACGGTGAAAGTGGAGAGATGTGCAGTCGCCAAGCGCCTCACGCGCTACAGACCTCGTCTCCGTACAAAGAGAACCCGACGCGATCTGACATGGTCATTGGCAAGAGGCTGTGTAAAACCTGCCAGGATCGTTCAAATACCCTGCAGCAGTGGACCGATAAAACATTTTCAACATCCTCCAGTATGGATGAAATTATAACAAACACAGATGAGGCCACAGGCCAGCCATGTTTGTGCACAGAGGCGCAAACCAAAGAGGAACGACTTCTTCGGCCATCCTCGCAGTCTGTGAGCTCCTGCGAGTTTCTAGATGACTCTAACGAAACGTGTTTGAGCGACATTGAACCCGGGCCTTCCAGTGGGCAGCAAAGCGACACTGACACTCAGTTGCAGCCCGGGCACCTGAACGGTAAAAGAGACACTCTGCGTCTCTCGCTCAGAGAGACTGTTTATGATGTGTGCGGTAAAGGTCATAGCAGCCAGACTGAGGAAATGGTCATTTTACCAAACAGTAAGCCAGATCTACCAGATGTTTGGATCAAGAGAGCTGGACAAGGAGATGATATTCTTTAA
- the disp2 gene encoding protein dispatched homolog 2 isoform X1, whose protein sequence is MDARSNTGDSTDAIVMDDSQEERDTQEAYHSGIPVLSLCPPDSVYPEPSNLNAIRAERELCDSCSSLDGPSSSGQLYHQVPTGQTQLHKCPHCSPYNALKSNMCCESNSTSGPDAEPGAVGHSCSLTHETPRQHGLSRCRWLHGSCEGGAQKATQRHVVTGRRPRLLCEKVRTLFLKSFSQMLVDYPLEVLLGCALLLLACSLAGLFIGPLPDFSEPLLGFEPRGTNIGVRQSSLSKLQENTGPGKPLSLLPQQLSKSSGRGLHNNSGLRFKRMLARGLTSESFLCDAPGQRLAQLVFRSESSASLWSLKAIHAMCEMEQSRIRSQALFQDVCQQHVRGEAKSASRSGCCPSWSLGNYLAALTNASSCAGLTSQQVSEALNLLRKCAPYYHDGHLVESCFQRPKYGSCTIVPSRCKQSRIVFQILHFLVDKDFLSPQTAEYQIPTLKYSLLFLPVDKGERMMEIYMRSLKGRDLTYNNTTITGMDLGIKQMLFKYYLARDSVFPVLAIISLLITMALYLHSLFMVALSVLAISGSLLTSYFLYKVAFRLTFFPLVNLSAALILVGTCSNQVFIFADYWNMQLSQKPTASLEKRVHRVLQEMGYLILASGLTSSAAFCSGYLSSITAIRCFAVYLGTASFIGSLLALVWLPCAFILRERYTEASAAPRGWKPCCAKNSSGFWEESSRKRCLFTFGQKLRELKRGLANTSNLVFLKILPCAVVKFRYIWVCWFAVLAAGGTYMSCFDPGMKLPALESGITQLFRSSHPFERYDAEYRHMFMFERELNGEDRPVTLTLVWGVKPTDNGNHFNPKSNGSLVLDPDFTMSQPSAQVWLRDLCGHVQNQSFYSSPPEDKDTTLDICIIRRLLQWISLRRCSESNDELGICCNNVTFPFHPRVFENCLSTMLAERSSEGHSPHGGGVYFQPDGRIAALVLAFKTTYRYSFNFSQTNVFYRETLAWFNKEISGAPPGLRNGWFISQLSLYDLQQSLSSEMLIIAGSSVSLTFVSLLLTTWNIPLSMYGTVAVGGSLFVTVGLLVLLEWQLSGIEALFISSAAGLSVDFVANYCISYCLAPHSDKIGKVAHSTKRMGCPVAIVSGAFFCTGIIMLPSTVLLFRKLGIFLFLVKCVACGFATFFFQSLCCFFGPRKNCGRFPLPCLSDPSDGVLSSCSGGEPGLSSTNGAGAKKSYDKNAGGYLYPNQQKQKGTGGSVRGTEQYELQPLACRLSDSFENSTCTSKLSNRPSVLSDEIEYCGRDTFSDGESGEMCSRQAPHALQTSSPYKENPTRSDMVIGKRLCKTCQDRSNTLQQWTDKTFSTSSSMDEIITNTDEATGQPCLCTEAQTKEERLLRPSSQSVSSCEFLDDSNETCLSDIEPGPSSGQQSDTDTQLQPGHLNGKRDTLRLSLRETVYDVCGKGHSSQTEEMVILPNSKPDLPDVWIKRAGQGDDIL, encoded by the exons TGGGATCCCGGTGCTGTCGCTGTGCCCCCCAGACAGCGTGTACCCGGAACCGAGCAATCTGAATGCCATCCGAGCTGAGCGGGAGTTGTGCGACAGCTGCAGCAGCCTCGACGGACCTTCTTCATCTGGCCAGCTTTATCATCAA gttcccacaggtCAAACTCAGCTCCATAAATGCCCCCACTGCAGCCCCTACAATGCTCTCAAGTCAAACATGTGCTGCGAGTCAAACAGCACCAGCGGCCCTGACGCCGAGCCGGGTGCCGTGGGCCACAGCTGTAGTTTGACTCACGAGACACCTCGCCAGCACGGTCTGTCGAGGTGTCGCTGGCTGCACGGCTCCTGTGAAGGTGGCGCGCAAAAAGCCACGCAGCGGCACGTGGTGACA GGACGGAGGCCTCGACTGCTTTGTGAGAAAGTAAGAACACTTTTTTTAAAGAG TTTTTCCCAGATGCTTGTAGACTACCCTTTAGAGGTTCTACTGGGATGTGCTCTGCTGCTCCTTGCATGTTCGCTGGCTGGCCTCTTCATTGGACCGCTGCCGGATTTCTCAGAGCCTCTGCTG GGCTTCGAGCCACGAGGGACAAACATCGGAGTTCGCCAGTCCAGTTTGTCAAAACTGCAAGAAAACACTGGCCCGGGAAAACCATTGTCGCTTTTGCCACAGCAGCTCAGTAAAAG CAGTGGAAGGGGACTACACAACAACTCTGGACTTCGATTTAAGAGGATGCTAGCCAGAGGCTTGACCTCGGAGTCATTCCTCTGTGACGCTCCCG GCCAGCGTTTGGCGCAGCTGGTGTTCCGCTCAGAAAGCTCAGCCAGTCTGTGGAGCCTGAAAGCCATCCACGCCATGTGCGAGATGGAACAATCCAGG ATACGCTCCCAGGCTCTGTTCCAGGACGTGTGCCAGCAGCATGTGAGAGGCGAGGCCAAGTCGGCATCCAGAAGCGGCTGCTGTCCCAGCTGGTCTCTGGGAAATTACTTGGCCGCCCTCACTAATGCCTCCAGTTGCGCCGGCCTAACCTCACAACAG gTCTCGGAGGCACTTAACCTTCTCCGAAAGTGTGCACCTTACTACCATGATGGACATTTAGTGGAGAGCTGTTTCCAGAGACCCAAATACGGCAGCTGCACAATTGTCCCGTCACGATGCAAACAGTCCCGCATCGTGTTCCAAATCTTACACTTCCTGGTTGATAAAGATTTCCTTAGCCCGCAGACGGCCGAGTACCAGATCCCGACTCTCAAGTACAGTCTTCTGTTTCTACCGGTGGATAAGGGAGAACGCATGATGGAGATCTACATGAGGAGTCTGAAGGGAAGAGATCTGACGTATAATAATACGACAATCACTGGAATGGACCTCGGGATCAAGCAGATGCTATTCAAGTATTATCTAGCAAGAGACTCAGTGTTCCCCGTCCTTGCAATCATTTCTCTTCTTATCACAATGGCTCTCTATCTTCATTCTCTTTTCATGGTGGCATTATCTGTGTTAGCAATCAGCGGGTCCCTCCTCACTTCCTATTTCCTTTATAAAGTAGCATTTCGCCTTACTTTCTTCCCGCTGGTTAACCTCTCAGCAGCGCTTATTCTAGTAGGAACTTGCTCCAATCAAGTTTTTATCTTTGCAGACTACTGGAATATGCAGCTGTCCCAGAAGCCCACAGCATCCCTGGAGAAAAGAGTACACAGGGTTTTGCAGGAAATGGGTTATTTGATTTTAGCTTCAGGGTTGACCTCGAGCGCGGCGTTTTGCTCCGGTTATCTGAGCAGCATCACGGCTATCAGATGTTTCGCCGTTTATCTCGGAACTGCCTCGTTTATCGGTTCCCTCTTGGCGCTCGTGTGGCTGCCCTGCGCTTTCATCTTGCGTGAGCGTTACACGGAAGCGTCCGCTGCGCCGCGGGGATGGAAGCCCTGCTGTGCTAAAAACTCCAGCGGCTTCTGGGAGGAGAGCTCACGCAAGAGGTGCCTTTTTACATTCGGTCAGAAGCTGAGAGAACTCAAACGAGGTCTTGCCAACACGTCAAATTTAGTGTTCCTCAAAATCCTGCCTTGTGCGGTGGTGAAGTTCCGGTACATCTGGGTGTGCTGGTTCGCGGTGCTGGCCGCAGGCGGCACGTACATGTCCTGCTTCGATCCCGGGATGAAGCTGCCTGCTCTAGAGAGTGGCATCACTCAGCTTTTCCGCTCCAGTCACCCGTTTGAGAGATACGATGCCGAATATcgtcacatgttcatgtttgagAGAGAGCTGAACGGAGAAGACAGGCCGGTGACGCTGACACTCGTTTGGGGCGTCAAACCGACGGATAACGGAAATCACTTCAACCCAAAAAGCAACGGCTCGTTGGTTCTCGATCCTGACTTTACGATGAGTCAACCCAGTGCTCAAGTCTGGTTGAGGGACTTGTGCGGACATGTGCAAAACCAAAGTTTTTACTCTTCTCCGCCTGAAGACAAAGATACAACATTAGATATCTGTATTATTCGGCGGCTATTACAGTGGATCTCTCTCAGAAGGTGCTCTGAGAGCAATGACGAACTCGGTATTTGTTGCAATAACGTCACTTTTCCCTTCCATCCTCGTGTTTTCGAGAACTGCCTGAGCACGATGTTGGCAGAGAGGTCCTCCGAGGGACATTCGCCACACGGCGGGGGCGTGTACTTCCAACCAGATGGCCGGATCGCTGCTCTCGTGCTGGCGTTCAAAACCACGTATCGCTACAGCTTCAACTTCAGCCAAACAAATGTTTTCTACAGAGAAACCCTGGCGTGGTTCAACAAAGAAATATCAGGAGCTCCGCCAGGTTTGCGAAACGGCTGGTTCATCAGTCAGCTGTCTCTTTACGACTTACAACAATCTTTGAGCTCAGAGATGTTGATAATCGCCGGGTCTTCCGTGTCGCTTACGTTTGTTTCGCTGCTTTTAACCACATGGAATATTCCGTTAAGTATGTACGGAACTGTGGCGGTAGGAGGTAGCCTATTCGTCACTGTCGGACTTCTCGTTCTGCTGGAGTGGCAGCTGAGTGGCATCGAGGCTCTCTTCATCTCATCTGCAGCCGGGTTATCTGTTGATTTTGTAGCCAACTATTGTATTTCTTACTGTTTAGCACCTCACTCTGACAAAATAGGGAAAGTAGCGCATTCCACCAAGAGGATGGGATGCCCTGTAGCAATAGTTTCTGGTGCATTTTTCTGCACCGGGATCATCATGCTGCCTTCGACGGTCTTGCTGTTCAGGAAATTGGGCATTTTCTTATTTTTGGTCAAATGCGTAGCGTGCGGGTTTGCCACCTTCTTTTTCCAGTCACTGTGCTGCTTTTTTGGTCCTCGGAAAAACTGCGGGAGGTTTCCCCTTCCGTGTTTGTCAGACCCGTCGGACGGCGTGCTGTCATCTTGCTCAGGAGGAGAACCGGGCTTGTCCTCTACTAACGGGGCAGGAGCGAAGAAGTCTTATGACAAAAATGCAGGTGGTTACCTTTACCCAAACCAACAAAAACAGAAGGGAACAGGAGGTTCGGTCAGGGGGACGGAGCAGTACGAGCTGCAGCCTTTGGCCTGTCGACTGAGTGACAGTTTTGAAAACAGCACCTGTACTAGTAAGCTGTCCAATAGGCCGTCTGTGCTGTCTGATGAGATCGAGTACTGCGGGAGGGACACGTTCTCGGACGGTGAAAGTGGAGAGATGTGCAGTCGCCAAGCGCCTCACGCGCTACAGACCTCGTCTCCGTACAAAGAGAACCCGACGCGATCTGACATGGTCATTGGCAAGAGGCTGTGTAAAACCTGCCAGGATCGTTCAAATACCCTGCAGCAGTGGACCGATAAAACATTTTCAACATCCTCCAGTATGGATGAAATTATAACAAACACAGATGAGGCCACAGGCCAGCCATGTTTGTGCACAGAGGCGCAAACCAAAGAGGAACGACTTCTTCGGCCATCCTCGCAGTCTGTGAGCTCCTGCGAGTTTCTAGATGACTCTAACGAAACGTGTTTGAGCGACATTGAACCCGGGCCTTCCAGTGGGCAGCAAAGCGACACTGACACTCAGTTGCAGCCCGGGCACCTGAACGGTAAAAGAGACACTCTGCGTCTCTCGCTCAGAGAGACTGTTTATGATGTGTGCGGTAAAGGTCATAGCAGCCAGACTGAGGAAATGGTCATTTTACCAAACAGTAAGCCAGATCTACCAGATGTTTGGATCAAGAGAGCTGGACAAGGAGATGATATTCTTTAA